The region TGATGATGTTGAACTGAAGGAAGAATTATTGAGCTTAAAAGGTAATGAAGAGGAGATAATAGATAGATTTTACAAAGATTTAGAATTTGGGACAGGAGGGTTAAGAGGGAAAATTGGTGCAGGAAGTAATAGAATGAATGTTTACACAGTTGCGCGCGCAACTCAGGGATATGCAAATTACCTAAAAAAGTATAAAGATTTTCCTAGTGTAGTTATTGCATATGATACGAGAAGATATTCAGACCTTTTTGCAAGGGTTGCCTCTAGTGTTTTGGCCGCAAACAATATTATTGTATATATTTTTGATCAAGTTGCTCCTACCCCCTTATTGTCTTATGCTGTTAGGAGATTAAAAACTGATGGTGGTATTATTATAACAGCTAGCCACAATCCTCCTGAATATAATGGATATAAGGTTTATACTGCTGATGGGACACAAGCTGTTCCAAGATATGCAAATGAGATAACAAATGAGATTGAAAAATTAGATTATTTTAAGGATATTAATATAGTATCCTTTGAAGAAGGTATTCAATCAGATAAGATAATTATACTTAATGAAGAGATATTTAATGATTATTTGGATGAAATTGAAGGATACATAAGAAGTTTAAATCCTAACCTTAATGTAAAACCTGTAATAGTTTATACCCCCTTGTATGGAGCGGGGTTAAAGTTAGCGCATGATATATTAACTAGATTAGGGTTTGAAGTTAATCTTGTTGAAGAGCAATCGAAAGTCGATCCTGATTTTCCAACTCTAAAGGTGCCTAATCCTGAAGAAAAAGATGCCTTCGAATTGGCATTAAAGAAGGCCAAAAAGGTTAATGCAAATTTAGTTCTTGCAACCGATCCTGATGGAGATAGAATAGGTGTATACGAGAAGTTTAATGATGAGTACGTAACTTTTACAGGAAACCATGTAGGAGTAATGTTAACCCATTTTCTGTTGAGAAAATTCTACGATTATTCTTCTATAAAACCAGGTGATTATGTTGTAAAAACTATCGTCACAACAGATATGGTAAAACCAATAGCGCAAGAGTTTGGGGTAGAAGTTGAAGAGACTTTAACGGGATTTAAGTTTATCGGAGAAAAGATCGAAAAAAATAAAAAGAAAGGTAAAAAGTTCTTGTTTGGTTTTGAAGAAAGTTATGGCTATTTAGCTAATGATCATGTTAGAGATAAGGATGCAATTATTACCGCAGCACTTATTGCCGTTATGTCGTCTGAGTTATTAGCGGTTAACAAAACACTCACTGAATATTTAAAAGAACTGAAAGAACGTTATGGTTTTTATGAAGAAAAATTACTGTCTTTTACCTATGAAGGTTTTCTAGGGATTCAAAAAATAAATAGGATCATGAGCAAGATGAGAAAGATGCCTCCAGTAAAAATAGGTGAGTATGAGCTTAAAGAAACACTTGATTATTTGAAAGGTGTGGAGGGATTTCCTAAGTCAAATGTTGTAGAATTAAGATATGGAAAGGTTAAACTAATAGGAAGGCCATCTGGTACCGAACCGAAAATAAAATTTTATATTATGGTAAATGGTCAATCTGAAGAAGAGGCTAAACAACTTATCAATGAAGCGGAAAAGGCTGTTTTTGAGATTGTAAATGTGTAAGAGATAAAAAGTTAGGGGTGGTTTTTATGGAGTTTCATTATCTCTTGTTTTCACATGACGGAGACTTTGTGGAAGTAAAAGATGTAAATTATCAAGAACCTAATATTTTAGTTATCAACGACAGTTTTCTTAAACAGTTGAAAAATAAGAAAAACCGGCAAGACTATGATTACATAGGATATTTTTTGGTTGAAGAAGACAATAACGATCTTTCTGGTATTGTTCGACATTTGAAGGTAGATTCGCGTGGAAAAGGGCCTTTAAAAGCTGTTTATACAGATCATATTTCTGATATGGTTAGAGAACTGTATGGGGATTTTGTTGAAATAATTTCAAGGTTTATAGGATTAAGAAAAGTGATAGCATCTTTTAACGAGCTTATCGTTGAAAACAACATTTTAAATTCATATGATTTTTGGCTTGAGAATATAATTATAGATGTTGATTTTGATCAACAAGATTTAATTGCACAGCGTGTAACTAAGTTTGTCAACCTATATTTGATAAGAATATATGAGGGATTATTTAGGAAGAATATTGATTTATTAAAAAAATACGAATCACAAATTACATATAAGATTCTTGAAACTGGAATAATGCAAAAAATATTATAGTGTTTTTAGGAGGAAAAATTTGTGAGATGGGTTGCAGCAACGATCGCATACGATGGTACTAATTTTTTTGGGTATCAAAGTCAAAGTGGTTACAGAACAGTTCAAGGTGAGTTAGAAAAGACGTTAGAAATAATATTTAAAGAAAAGATAACAACTTATGGTTGTGGAAGAACAGACACAGGTGTTCATGCTCTCGGACAGGTAGTTTCATTCCCAGTTTTAAATGATAATATGACAGATAAAAACGTTAAAGATGCTTTAAACGCTATTCTTCCAGAAGATATATATGTAAGAGAAATAAAACAAGTTAGAGATAATTTTAATCCCCGAGCAGAAGCTACTAAAAGGATTTATTTTTATTTAATATATACAAATAAAGAACCAGATATTTTTTTAAGAAATAGGGTTTGGTGGATGCCTTTTGATTTAGATATAGCAAAGATGAGACATGCAGCAAGGTATTTTGAAGGAGAACATGACTTTACAACCTTCAAAACTGGTAATGATGAACGAAACCCTATAAGAATGATTTATAGAATTCGCATTATTAATTATAATAAAAACATTATCTGTATTAGAATAGAAGGAAAATCATTTCTAAGAAGGATGATTAGAAACATAGTTGGAGCTTTAGTGAAGGTAGGGACGGATGCATGGGAACCAGAAAGGATAAAAATTATACTCGAGGCAAAGCAAAGATCTTTAGCTCCAGCCTCTGCCCCTGCACAAGGGCTGTATTTTTATTCAGCGTTATTTTAATTAGTAGTTTAACGATAGCTCAAACAAAAGTGGGACTTGTATACGATGGTCCCGCAAGTTTTTTTAATGATATTTTTTATTTAGTGTACAAATATGCAGATATATCTATTCCTCCTGATCCTAACTACCCAACTTTAAAAATAAAATATGAAGATGGATATTTTGATGTGGAGTATCTTGGACAAAAAGAATCTGCTTCATTTGAAAATATAGAGTCAGTGATACATAATCTCATAAACGAATACCAAAAGAGCATCTTTGTTATTGCTGAAAACTCTTTAATTATTACGCCAGAAGGAACTAGAACTTCTGGATTTTTACCCTGGGATAAGAAAATAACAGTTGATCTTATGGTAGGAGATATTATCTTCACACATGAGTTTACGCCGCCTTTAGGCGAATTTATTATAAATATTCCAACTAGGTGGATAGATTTAGAAATAACTGGTTTAAATTCAGCGAAAGTCAACGGAGTAGATTTAGATTTACCAACCAAGATTTCTGTTCCCCCTTCAAAAGTACTTATAGAATACGGCTTTGAAAAAATCGAGTTAGATTTGACTAATTACAGTGAACAAATATATTCAGTTGATCTTCAACGACAAGATTTATACAAAAGTGTTGAAACAAAAATAAAAAAAGTTTTTGAGCTTGAAAGTGGCATATATTTTTACGGTACACCGATTTCTGTGTGGATACCTAAAAAAGGTGAACCTATTGTTACAAAATCCAGATTTTATTGTGATTATGGAGATATGGAAGAAAAAAGTAAGACATATTATATAGACGGAGAAATTGTCTTTGCATATGAAAAAGAAAAAACGGTCTATTTGATATCAAGTTCTGGACATTTTTTTACTTTAGGAAACAAGACTTTAAATAAAGATTTCGGCCGTTCTCCTTTATCTATAGTTTTGACCTCAAACTATATTCAAGTTACAACATTTGGTTTAGAAAATTATAAGATTGATTTTTCTGGAGGTATTTATAAGCAAGGAAATGCATTTAACGTATTGTTAGACCTGCCTGATTATTCAGTTAAAGAGGTCTACAATATTCAAGATTATACAATAGAAGTTAAAGATAATATAATAAACATATACAACAATAAACGTGAGATTACTGACAACGCCGCTCAATAAAAAGCTCAAACAGGAAAACTTAACATGAAATCTTGAATATCTCCCGTAAATAATATTTCTCCGTTAGCTATAAACCCTATTTTTTGAGCGATATCAGAGAATAATTTGATGATTCTAGTAGAAATAATAAGGGTCTTATCTTTTTTTGTTTCATAAAGAAATTCTTTTATATTGTTGAGTAAGAAATCATCTAAATGGTCAAGAATAGAATCGAATATAAATACTTGAGGATTTCTTGCAATATTTAAGAAGATTATGAAAGAAATTTTATCTCCAATTGTCCATTCATCAAAATGTTCATATGATTTTAGAGTGTTTCTATCAGCAAAGATATGTGATAAATTAAGCTTTTCTAACAGTAAAAATTGATCTTTAGTAATGTCAGATACCTTTAAACCTAAAGCTAAATATAGGACCTCGCTTAAGGTTAAAAAATTGATATTGTCTATGAATGTTGGCTCACAATAAGAAATCTGAGAACGTAAATATTGTCCCTCAAGATTAACAATATTCTCGCCTTGAAATAAAATTGCCCCGCTACTTTTAACATTCCTGAAAAGCTCGTTATTAAGATCTACTATTGATCTTAATAACAGAGACTTCCCAGAGTTGCGGGGGCCATAGACTAAAAAAGTTTCATTTTCAGCAAATTCCAGGTTTATGTTTTTTAAGAGTGTTTTGTTACTTATTTCCATCGAATAATCTACAAACTGAATTACAGATGCTTTATGCATTTTGCTACCTTTAATACGAATCGTTTTTTCTACTAAAATTATTTAACAACAGATCTTCTTTTTTTGAAACAAGTTCTTCTAAACTTTTGTGATCTTTCGCATTTTTAATTAGTCTAATAAAATCAATTTGAGAACATAATTTTAAATTTGTTTCCTGATGGTATTTCTTGTCTCTCTTGCTTCTCATTTTTTCCACCGCCTTATTCTATTGAAGAATAATATTATGGTGGTACCCACATCGTCTAACTAATGATACACTTTTTTCTATACGAAAAAAGGAACTTACTTTACAATTCTTTATCAATTAGCTAGCAAATAGGGAAACAATTTATAAATTAAGGCTATTCTTCTTGTTTTACGGTCAAAGCCCTCTTATATTTCCATTTATCCGATCGAAAACGTAAAAATACAATAAAAGAGCGTATATATTGGTCAATAACCATAGCAGTCCATGCACCTATAAGTCCCCAACCAAAAATTCGAACGAATATGTGGGATAAGACAACACGAATACCCCAAATACCAGCTAGAGAAGCAATTAAAGGATATGTGGTGTCTCCTGCTCCTCTTAAGGCACCTGACAATATTAGTTGAGTAGATTGCCCTGGTTGTGCTAACGCCATAATTTTTAAAACCGTTCCTGCCATAGCTGCAACAACTAAATCGTCCGTATACAAACGGGCTATTGGATGAGAAAATATAATAAACCCAAGGCCAACGCCACAAGCAACTATTAACCCAACTTTGTGAATAATGTTTGCGTATTGTTCTGCTTTTTTTGGGTCGTTTGCGCCTAAGCTCTGACCTACTAGAGTTGTAGAAGCAACACCAAATGCTTGGCTAGGTGAGAATGTTAATCCATTTATGTTTAGACCAATTTGATGGGCAGCATAAACTGAAGTACCTAACCCTGCAACAATTCGTCCGAAAAACATTAGACCACTTTGTATTACCAACTGTTCAAGAGCAGATGGTATTCCTATAGAGAAAATCTTTTTTATAATACCAGAATCTAACCCTCTGCTTTCTTTGACTTCCGAGTATTTTAAAGCTAACATGCTTCTTTTTGAAAAATAAAGTACATAGAAAGCTGCAAGACATCCAAGTAAACGAGATACTACTGTAGAAATAGCGGCTCCTGCAACCTCCAATCTTGGGAATCCTAATTTACCATATATAAGGACCCAATTTCCAAACACATTAAACAAGTTAGCCGCTAAGTTGTAGAACATAGGAATTTTTGTTTCTCCTGCGCCCCTTAAAGCTGCAGTTATAACCATGTTTAGTACTAAAAATATTAAACCAGAACTAACGATTTGAAAATACTGGGTAGCAAGTGGAAATGTATCTTCTTGAGCCCCCATAAAGGTAATAACTGCTGGTGCAGCTATAACGCCAAGAACACTAAAAATAATCCCTAGAATTAATCCCATTTTCAGAGATTGTCTAGTAACTTCTTGGGCATCTTTTACGCTGTGAGATCCTATATTCCAGGCTACCAAAGCTGTAGTCCCAACATTCAAAGCAGCAAAAACCGCAATTAACAAGTTAAAAGGTTGATTAGTTAATCCAACTGCTGCAATGGCGCTTGGTGATATTCTTCCAACCATTATCATGTCTACCATCCCAAAAAGGGTTGACATGACTAGCTCTACGAATGCAGGTCCCGCAATCCTTAAAGATTCTTTCAGTAAAGGATTTGAAAGAGATAATTTTGTAGCTTTTTCTTCTTTTGTTAACTTTTCCTTTTTCAACTGATCTTCCTTCTCCTCTTCAAAAATAGTTTATTAATTAGCTTAACTAATTATATTGTACTACATTATAAATGACAAAAAACGAAAAAAAATAAATAGTATGTAAAATAAACTTTGAATTTGTGAATATTCCAAATTTAATTTCTATTAATTATTTTAAGTATTAATTTGAATGTTAAGAACATGTATTATTTCTCATAATAAAAATAAAAAAGCGCCATAATTTAGCGCTTCACAGTTTACTCATATTGCTTTAATATTGAAAATAATGGTGGAGACGGCGGGAGTCGAACCCGCGTCCGAAGATAGTTGACCTCGGCTTCTCCGAGCGCAGTCCGCAATCGTTTTTTGGGAATTGTGACTTTGCGGACAGAGTCTCAACTCCCTAGTGCACTTTTGTTACTTTTTGAGTCCGAGCACTAGACTCAAAAAGTGAAGCCTTTTTCTGACGCCTCATTCCTCAAGAAAGGCTTCTTAAACTTGAGGAGAGACGAGCTGTGCGCTATATTAGGCAGCAGCTAAAGCTAATTCTGGTTGTTCGGCATTTCAAATTGTTCTGCTTTTTTTCGAGGTTGCAGACCCTCGGCTCGCTTCCCGAAACCAACCTATCCCCGTCGAATCCGGAACGTCCCCATATGTCAGTCTACATTTGTATGCATCTATATTATACCACAAATTCACATTAATTTCAATATTTTTTGATATGCCATTCTATTTTTTCATAGATATCACTGTCTTTTTCTCTTAAATATGGTACTAAGTCAAAGTTATTTGTAAGTATTTTTGTCATTGAATCTAGTATTAGTAATTTAAGAGAGTTATCATTGGTCTTATAATATTTTTCTAAAAGAATATCTATAGACTTTTTAGAGGGTAATTCAGTAACTGCCATTATGCAAATTTCTTCTACATCAATATCTTCACCATCTAGGTAAGTCTTAAGTAAGTCCAAGTATTTTTCATCCTGAGTTACTTTTAATAAATTTTCTAAAATAAGAGGAAATGCCCTTTCATCAGAAAATCTATTGAACATCGTTTCAAGATCTTCTTTTATTTCAGAACATCTATAATCAGAAAG is a window of Defluviitoga tunisiensis DNA encoding:
- a CDS encoding phospho-sugar mutase, whose translation is MDDVVEKAFESYRLWLENIDDVELKEELLSLKGNEEEIIDRFYKDLEFGTGGLRGKIGAGSNRMNVYTVARATQGYANYLKKYKDFPSVVIAYDTRRYSDLFARVASSVLAANNIIVYIFDQVAPTPLLSYAVRRLKTDGGIIITASHNPPEYNGYKVYTADGTQAVPRYANEITNEIEKLDYFKDINIVSFEEGIQSDKIIILNEEIFNDYLDEIEGYIRSLNPNLNVKPVIVYTPLYGAGLKLAHDILTRLGFEVNLVEEQSKVDPDFPTLKVPNPEEKDAFELALKKAKKVNANLVLATDPDGDRIGVYEKFNDEYVTFTGNHVGVMLTHFLLRKFYDYSSIKPGDYVVKTIVTTDMVKPIAQEFGVEVEETLTGFKFIGEKIEKNKKKGKKFLFGFEESYGYLANDHVRDKDAIITAALIAVMSSELLAVNKTLTEYLKELKERYGFYEEKLLSFTYEGFLGIQKINRIMSKMRKMPPVKIGEYELKETLDYLKGVEGFPKSNVVELRYGKVKLIGRPSGTEPKIKFYIMVNGQSEEEAKQLINEAEKAVFEIVNV
- the truA gene encoding tRNA pseudouridine(38-40) synthase TruA translates to MRWVAATIAYDGTNFFGYQSQSGYRTVQGELEKTLEIIFKEKITTYGCGRTDTGVHALGQVVSFPVLNDNMTDKNVKDALNAILPEDIYVREIKQVRDNFNPRAEATKRIYFYLIYTNKEPDIFLRNRVWWMPFDLDIAKMRHAARYFEGEHDFTTFKTGNDERNPIRMIYRIRIINYNKNIICIRIEGKSFLRRMIRNIVGALVKVGTDAWEPERIKIILEAKQRSLAPASAPAQGLYFYSALF
- a CDS encoding ATP-binding cassette domain-containing protein, whose product is MHKASVIQFVDYSMEISNKTLLKNINLEFAENETFLVYGPRNSGKSLLLRSIVDLNNELFRNVKSSGAILFQGENIVNLEGQYLRSQISYCEPTFIDNINFLTLSEVLYLALGLKVSDITKDQFLLLEKLNLSHIFADRNTLKSYEHFDEWTIGDKISFIIFLNIARNPQVFIFDSILDHLDDFLLNNIKEFLYETKKDKTLIISTRIIKLFSDIAQKIGFIANGEILFTGDIQDFMLSFPV
- a CDS encoding MATE family efflux transporter — its product is MKKEKLTKEEKATKLSLSNPLLKESLRIAGPAFVELVMSTLFGMVDMIMVGRISPSAIAAVGLTNQPFNLLIAVFAALNVGTTALVAWNIGSHSVKDAQEVTRQSLKMGLILGIIFSVLGVIAAPAVITFMGAQEDTFPLATQYFQIVSSGLIFLVLNMVITAALRGAGETKIPMFYNLAANLFNVFGNWVLIYGKLGFPRLEVAGAAISTVVSRLLGCLAAFYVLYFSKRSMLALKYSEVKESRGLDSGIIKKIFSIGIPSALEQLVIQSGLMFFGRIVAGLGTSVYAAHQIGLNINGLTFSPSQAFGVASTTLVGQSLGANDPKKAEQYANIIHKVGLIVACGVGLGFIIFSHPIARLYTDDLVVAAMAGTVLKIMALAQPGQSTQLILSGALRGAGDTTYPLIASLAGIWGIRVVLSHIFVRIFGWGLIGAWTAMVIDQYIRSFIVFLRFRSDKWKYKRALTVKQEE
- a CDS encoding HEAT repeat domain-containing protein — protein: MLYSRDEVILKIIEEKGIKAIPNLIELLEDENPEVRELAMEALSILAPEGKDYLLKEFKKRFRMNLQDDVVLLYLAELLSDYRCSEIKEDLETMFNRFSDERAFPLILENLLKVTQDEKYLDLLKTYLDGEDIDVEEICIMAVTELPSKKSIDILLEKYYKTNDNSLKLLILDSMTKILTNNFDLVPYLREKDSDIYEKIEWHIKKY